In one Podarcis muralis chromosome 7, rPodMur119.hap1.1, whole genome shotgun sequence genomic region, the following are encoded:
- the SYNC gene encoding syncoilin: MADSEPVLDLDNAEVFSELGAGVPGALLELDGEDTPEMMYMDPINIPFLQDTESTGSPVVLQEDMEDEEVYYDAEDISIEDLGKHFQECIEAVEELERERDQLIRELMLLREPALEEIRQAHGEILEAYRLHAKVELERDSLRDEIRQVKQKLFRVTRECVACQYQLENRRHDVAQFAVYREELESRVSQLSEELSQLRETCEKEKEQLREQLKAPRRRRSSCYLQASRRLSMEFESFVAESRQGLEEQYEPKLMRLLERREASRKALQKTQGEIHRLKETLRPLQGEVSKLLLQNKNLEQQILLIKQKRDEEVLQYKDQVEEMEERLRELKNGVQLQQKKNQELEELRASLHQELSIYKDCLEIYGQLCKPEAKQDQD, encoded by the exons ATGGCAGACTCCGAGCCTGTTCTGGATTTGGACAACGCAGAAGTCTTCTCAGAGCTAGGTGCTGGGGTTCCAGGAGCACTCTTAGAGCTTGATGGAGAAGACACCCCTGAGATGATGTATATGGACCCCATCAACATACCATTCCTTCAAGACACAGAAAGCACAGGCTCTCCAGTGGTGCTGCAGGAAGACATGGAAGACGAGGAAGTATATTATGATGCAGAAGACATAAGCATTGAGGATCTCGGAAAGCATTTTCAGGAGTGCATTGAAGCAGTGGAAgagctggagagggagagggaccaGCTTATTCGGGAACTGATGCTCCTACGGGAACCAGCTCTTGAGGAAATCAGACAAGCCCATGGAGAGATCCTCGAAGCCTACAGGCTGCATGCCAAGGTGGAGCTTGAAAGGGACAGTCTGCGGGACGAAATTCGGCAAGTGAAACAGAAGCTTTTTAGGGTGACTCGGGAATGTGTGGCGTGCCAGTACCAGCTGGAAAACAGGAGGCACGACGTGGCCCAGTTTGCTGTCTACCGGGAAGAACTGGAAAGCAGGGTCAGCCAGCTTTCAGAGGAGCTATCCCAATTGAGAGAGACTTGTGAGAAAGAGAAGGAGCAGTTGAGAGAACAGCTGAAGGCTCCGAGGAGGCGGAGAAGCAGCTGCTACCTGCAGGCAAGCAGGAGGCTTTCCATGGAGTTTGAGAGCTTTGTGGCAGAGAGCCGTCAGGGCCTGGAAGAACAGTATGAGCCTAAGCTGATGCGCCTCTTAGAAAGGAGAGAAGCCAGCAGAAAGGCTTTGCAAAAGACACAGGGCGAGATTCACAGATTAAAGGAAACTCTGAGGCCACTGCAGGGAGAGGTCAGCAAGTTACTGCTGCAGAACAAAAACCTGGAGCAACAGATCCTGCTCATTAAGCAAAAACGGGACGAAGAAGTTCTTCAGTACAAG GACCAGGTGGAAGAGATGGAAgaaaggctgagggagctgaagaATGGAGTCCAACTTCAGCAGAAGAAGAACCAAGAATTGGAAGAGCTGAGGGCCAGCTTACACCAGGAACTATCAATTTACAA AGACTGCTTAGAAATCTATGGACAACTCTGCAAGCCTGAAGCTAAACAAGACCAAGATTGA